GCAGTGGGGGCCGGTTCGAAGGGGAGGGGCTGTGGGACGGTCTCCCCGAAGGATATCTCGCCAAAGGCGGCCTCATGTGCCGGAGGCTCAGGCTCGGAAAAGGAGGTGGCTTCCGAGTGGAACTCGAAGGTCTGCTCCTCGACGGGAATCCATTGGGAACCGGTGCCCGCGGGCGCAGCCGGAGGCTGAATGGCCTCAAACTCGGGCTCTTTGTGGGCTGTGGAGAAAACGTCGGCCTGCTCTTCGACCGTTTCAAACGCCGCCGCTGCGGGAGGGGCGAACGTTGCTGGTGCGGGAGGCTCGAAAACAGGAGCCGGAGGCGGTTCGAATGCCGCCGCCGGTGGTGGTTCGAAAGCAGGCGTCGCGGCAGCGACCGCCGCCGCGGGTTCTGCGGCGGGGGTGAAGGCCCCCCAGATGTCGCCCGGTTTGGCACTCTCCGTGGGCGCAGCTGCAGCCGGAAACGGGGCGGAGGCCGCCAGGGGAGGGGCCTCGAACGCGGGAGCTTCCTGAACCGGTTGGGACAGCGCGGCGGCTGAGACGCGGGATGTCCCCTGGTCATAGAGCGCTTTTACTTTGGCGACGATCTGTTGGGATTCGAAGGGCTTGGCAAGGAAGTCGTCGGCCCCGCAGCTTTGGGCCTTGTTCTCGTCAAACGGTTCAAAGGAGCCGGTCAGGAGCAGGATCGGTTTTGCGGCCAGGGCAGGGGTGGCGCGCACGGCTTCGCAGACCTCGTAGCCGGTCATGCCCGGCATGACCGCATCGATAAGCAGAACGTCGGGGAGGATCTCCCGAGCCTTGTCGAGAGCGTCCTTGCCGTTGTCGACTACCGTGAGGGAATAGTCATCGCCGCCGAAAATGATGCCAATCACTTTCTGGATGGTGATGCTGTCATCGGCAAGGAGAATTTTGATGCCCATCGTTCCCTCCCTTGTGCGCGCGTACGAAGTGTGTGGAAGTGCGAAGAAAGCTACCATACGGCTGTTAAGGTGTCAAGGTTTAAGCAGTTCAATGACTTTGGCGCGATTCGGTGGAACGGTTGTGGCTCGTGACGAGAAAACCGCAACGGAAATGGTGGAGATATCGCTCCGTAACTGGTTGAATAGCCGGATGTCCCGATAATCGAGACGGTTGGTCAGGAGGATGACGAACAGGTCCCGTTGGGGGTCGATCCAGACGGATGAACCGCTGTAGCCGGTATGGCCGAAGGACGTCTCGGAAAAGAAGTCCCCCCGGGGCGCCGAGTAAGGGGAGTCCATGTCCCAGCCGAGGCCGCGCACCACGGCGCCGTTGCTGTAAAAATAGGGGGCCGTCATCTGGCGCACGACCCGCTCGGAGAAGATGCGTTTGCCGTCAAGTTGCCCGCCCCTCAACAGCATGCGGGCAAAACGGGCCAGGTCCTGGGCCGAGCTGAACAGGCCCGCATGCCCCGCCACGCCGCCCAGGCGGCGGGCGACGTCGTCCTGGACGATGCCGGTGAGGTATTCGCGGGCCGAACCGAGGGTCGGCGCGATGGAGGGGAGGCGTTCCGCCGGTGGCAGGAACATGGTGTCGGTCATGGCCAGGGGGCCGTAGAGGTTGTCCCGGCAGTAACGGTCCAGGGAGGCCCCGGTAACGCGTCGCACCAGTTCGCCCAGCAGGATGAAGTTGGTGTCGGCATAGCGAAAGCGGTTGCCCGGCAGCCGCCACTGCTTTTCGGAGGCCGCCATCCGGATGACCTCGTTCAGGGGAGCGCCGCCGGAGATGGCGCTGTCGTCCAGGCCCGAGGTATGGGTCAGCAGGTTGAGGACGGTGATGTCCTCGCGTCCGCTCCCCTCGAATTCAGGGAACCAGCGGGTGAGCGGGTCGGTCAAATTGATGGCCCCTGTTTCCAGCAGCTTCATTACCGCCGGAGCGGTTGCGAATACCTTGGTCAGGGAGGCTATGTCGAACATGGTCCGTTCGGTGAGCGGTGCCGAGTCGGCCGTCGGAAACCGTCCGCCCCGTGCCGACCGGTACAGGATGCCGTCGTGGTTTCCCACCACCACCACGCCTCCGGCGATCAGGCCGCGGGAAATGGCCTGCTCTAGGAGAAAGTCGATGGTGGCGGTCCGACCGGCGTCCATCGGGTCATCGGAGGCGTGCAGCAACGGGGGGCAGGAGATGAGGGAGAGGATTATGAGAAGTGTGCGGAGTATGCGCACGGTGGACCTTTCCATTCTGCGGACGTGAAAAAGCCCCCGTCAGGGGGCTTTTTCAGGGAAATTCTGCCGGTCTTGGCGCATCAGGAACGGTAATCGGCGTTGATGCTCACATACTCGTGGGACAGGTCCGAGGTGTAGACCGTTGCGGCCCCGGCCCCCAGGCCGAGATCGACGCTGACGGTGAATTCCCGCTTCCTGAGCACCTCGGTGCCGAGCGCTTCGGCGTCGCCGCCGGCAAAGACGCCGTTTTTTGCCATGCAGACCGTATCGAAACAGAGGGAAAGGAGCGATTGGTCCACCTCTGCCCCCGAGTAGCCCACAGCGGCAAAGATGCGGCCCCAGTTGGCGTCCTGCCCGAAGAAGGCGGTCTTGACCAGGCTGGAGTTGGCGATGGCCATGGCCGCCCGCTTGGCGTCGGCATCGCTTTTGGCTCCGGTGACCCGGATTTCCACGAATTTGGTGGCGCCTTCTCCATCCTTCACGATCTGTTTGGCCAGGGAGAGCAGCACGTCCCGCAACAGTGCCTCGAACGCCAGGGCTTCGGGTGTTTCTCCTGCAATGGCTTGGTTTCCCGCCATGCCGTTGGCCAGCGCCAGGCAGGTATCGTTCGTGGAGGTGTCGCCGTCCACGGTGATGGCGTTGAAGGATGTCGCCACCGCGCGCCGGAAGCATCTGTCCAGGGTTTGGGCTTCCACCGCGGCGTCGGTGATGATGAAGGAGAGCATGGTCGCCATGTTGGGCATGATCATGCCGGAGCCCTTGGCAATGCCGGCCACCGTGTAGCTGACCCCGCCCGCCTCGCCGCTCCTGGCCTCCATCTTGGGGAAGGTATCGGTGGTCATGATGGCTTCGGCAACGTCATCCAGGGTGCCGGAGGCCAGTCCCTCAACCAGGGCCGGGATTGCCGACCGCATCCTGTCCATGGGGAGTTGTACGCCGATGACCCCGGTGGAAGAAACCTGAACCGCTTCGTCCGGGAGCCCCAGCCCCTCGGCAACCAGGCGCGAGGTCTCCCGGGCCGCCCGCATCCCCTGTTCGCCGGTGCAGGCGTTGGCGTTGCCGCTGTTGACCACCAGAGCCTGAGCCCGGCCGCCTGTGATCCGCTCTGCGGAGAGCAGCACCGGTGCCGCTTTGACGGCATTGGTGGTGAATACCGCCGCCGCCTGGGCCGGCACCTCGGAAAAAATCAGGGCCAGGTCTTTTCTGCCCTGCTTCTTGATGGCCGCTTCGACGGCCGAGAATAGAAAGCCTTTTATGTCCATGACGTAACCTCGAAAAACATCTCGTAGTTTGGAAACCGCACCGGGCCGGGAACGATCCCGCCGGTGCCGGTCATGGGGATGGGCTGCTATTTTCCACAGCACTTCTTGTATTTTTTGCCGCTGCCGCAGGGGCAGGGGTCGTTCCTGCCCGCCACCTTGGCGCTCTTGGCCGGTTCCTGGTGGCGGTCCTCATCGCCCGAGATGTTGAAGACCAGCTTTTGGGTGCGCTGTTCCTCGGCGATCTCCTGGATCTCGTCCTCGTGATTGACCTGAACCCAATAGATGCGTTCCACAACCTCTTCGCGGATGCGGACGATCATCTCCATGAACAGGTTGTAGGCCTCTCTCTTGTATTCCTGCTTGGGGTCCTTCTGGCCGTAGCCGCGCAGGCCGATGCCTTCCTTGAGATGATCGATGTTGAGCAGGTGGTCCTTCCAGTGGTTGTCGATGGCCTGGAGCATCATGACCTTGATCAGGTGATCGGTCAATTCGTCTCCCAATTCGCCGACCTTGGCCTGGAAGATGGCGTGGGCCTGTTCCTTGAGTGTCTCCTGGAAGTTGGCCGGATTCAGGCGGGGCAGCGTTTCCTCGGGCAGATCCAGGTGGAGATTGAAACATTTGAAGACCAGCTCGCCGATGGCCTGCCAATCCCATTCGTTGGCCGGCATCTTTTCGATGCAATAGGTGGCGGCGATATCTTCTATGGTTTCGTCCAGCATATCCAGGAAGCTGTCGCGGATATCCTGGCCCGCCAGAATCTCGCGGCGCTGGGTGTAGATCACCTCGCGCTGCTTGTTCATGACGTCGTCGTACTCGATCAGGTTCTTGCGGATTTCGAAGTTATGGGCCTCCACCTTTTTCTGGGCGTTTTCTATGGACTTGGTGATCATGGTGTGGGTGATGGCCTCGCCCTCCTCGATCTTGAGCAGGTCCATGATCTTGGCCACCCGCTCGGAGCCGAAGATGCGGAGCAGGTCGTCCTGGAGCGAGAGGTAGAATTTGGACGAACCGGGGTCGCCCTGACGCCCGGAACGGCCGCGCAGCTGATTGTCGATACGGCGTGATTCGTGGCGCTCGGTGCCCAGGATGTGCAGGCCCCCCAGCTTGACCACCTCGTCGTGCTCGGCGGCGCACTGGGTCCTG
The genomic region above belongs to Oryzomonas sagensis and contains:
- the argJ gene encoding bifunctional glutamate N-acetyltransferase/amino-acid acetyltransferase ArgJ; its protein translation is MDIKGFLFSAVEAAIKKQGRKDLALIFSEVPAQAAAVFTTNAVKAAPVLLSAERITGGRAQALVVNSGNANACTGEQGMRAARETSRLVAEGLGLPDEAVQVSSTGVIGVQLPMDRMRSAIPALVEGLASGTLDDVAEAIMTTDTFPKMEARSGEAGGVSYTVAGIAKGSGMIMPNMATMLSFIITDAAVEAQTLDRCFRRAVATSFNAITVDGDTSTNDTCLALANGMAGNQAIAGETPEALAFEALLRDVLLSLAKQIVKDGEGATKFVEIRVTGAKSDADAKRAAMAIANSSLVKTAFFGQDANWGRIFAAVGYSGAEVDQSLLSLCFDTVCMAKNGVFAGGDAEALGTEVLRKREFTVSVDLGLGAGAATVYTSDLSHEYVSINADYRS
- a CDS encoding response regulator; this encodes MGIKILLADDSITIQKVIGIIFGGDDYSLTVVDNGKDALDKAREILPDVLLIDAVMPGMTGYEVCEAVRATPALAAKPILLLTGSFEPFDENKAQSCGADDFLAKPFESQQIVAKVKALYDQGTSRVSAAALSQPVQEAPAFEAPPLAASAPFPAAAAPTESAKPGDIWGAFTPAAEPAAAVAAATPAFEPPPAAAFEPPPAPVFEPPAPATFAPPAAAAFETVEEQADVFSTAHKEPEFEAIQPPAAPAGTGSQWIPVEEQTFEFHSEATSFSEPEPPAHEAAFGEISFGETVPQPLPFEPAPTAAPVHASFEVPPPAAVVEASAPAPLPQAAAISEEQLRAAITGASKEVIERIVWEIVPDLAEAMIREAILKIKEGR
- a CDS encoding serine hydrolase domain-containing protein, with translation MRILRTLLIILSLISCPPLLHASDDPMDAGRTATIDFLLEQAISRGLIAGGVVVVGNHDGILYRSARGGRFPTADSAPLTERTMFDIASLTKVFATAPAVMKLLETGAINLTDPLTRWFPEFEGSGREDITVLNLLTHTSGLDDSAISGGAPLNEVIRMAASEKQWRLPGNRFRYADTNFILLGELVRRVTGASLDRYCRDNLYGPLAMTDTMFLPPAERLPSIAPTLGSAREYLTGIVQDDVARRLGGVAGHAGLFSSAQDLARFARMLLRGGQLDGKRIFSERVVRQMTAPYFYSNGAVVRGLGWDMDSPYSAPRGDFFSETSFGHTGYSGSSVWIDPQRDLFVILLTNRLDYRDIRLFNQLRSDISTISVAVFSSRATTVPPNRAKVIELLKP